The proteins below are encoded in one region of Saccopteryx leptura isolate mSacLep1 chromosome 1, mSacLep1_pri_phased_curated, whole genome shotgun sequence:
- the TAS2R42 gene encoding taste receptor type 2 member 42 has protein sequence MLSGLDIIFLILSIAEFIIGVLGNVFIELVNCYECVKNQNISLANFIFTCLAISRISHLLASLLQSLSVVLPIHLDSSYNLAKPTTLLWRITNHLINWLAACLSIFYLFKIAHFSHPLFFWLKWRINRVVLVILVFSLFFLIFDLLLLETFNDYFLSFHLQDKRNWTLYADERKTLYFETMLLLSLNYLFPTVLSLTSLLLLFLSLVRHTRNLQLNCMGSIDFNTVAHKRAIKMVMCFLFLFTVHFFSTQVANWILFIFAKNRFVKFVLLAVYIFPSGHPFLLLLGNSKLRKTALKVLQHLEISLRRKNLFQLYR, from the coding sequence atGCTTTCTGGATTGGATATAATCTTTCTGATACTGTCAATAGCAGAATTCATAATTGGAGTGCTGGGGAATGTGTTCATTGAACTGGTAAACTGCTATGAATGTGTCAAGAACCAAAACATCTCTTTAGCCAACTTCATCTTCACTTGCTTGGCTATCTCCAGAATCAGCCATTTGTTGGCTTCACTGCTGCAATCACTTTCAGTGGTACTACCTATACACTTAGATTCCTCTTATAATCTAGCAAAACCTACCACTTTACTTTGGAGAATAACTAATCACTTGATTAATTGGCTTGCTGCCTGCCTAAGCATTTTCTACCTCTTTAAGATAGCTCACTTCTCCCATCCCCTTTTCTTCTGGCTGAAATGGAGGATAAACAGAGTGGTTCTTGtgattcttgtattttctttgttctttttgatttttgaCTTACTATTATTAGAAACCTTTAATGATTACTTTTTGAGTTTCCATTTACAAGACAAACGTAATTGGACTTTATATGCAGATGAAAGGAAAACTCTGTATTTTGAAACCATGCTTCTTCTTAGCTTGAACTATTTGTTTCCTACTGTTCTGTCTCTGACCTCATTGCTCCTTTTATTTCTGTCCTTGGTAAGACATACCAGAAATTTGCAGCTCAACTGCATGGGCTCAATAGACTTCAACACAGTAGCCCATAAAAGGGCCATAAAAATGGTGAtgtgcttcctcttcctcttcacagttcattttttttccacaCAAGTGGCAAATTGGATACTTTTTATATTTGCAAAAAACAGGTTTGTCAAATTTGTCTTGTTAGCGGTATACATCTTTCCCTCAGGCCACCCGTTTCTTTTGCTTCTGGGAAACAGCAAGTTAAGAAAGACTGCCTTGAAGGTACTGCAACACCTTGAAATCTCCTTGAGAAGGAAAAATCTGTTCCAGCTTTACAGGTAG